From Neobacillus sp. PS2-9, the proteins below share one genomic window:
- a CDS encoding alanine/glycine:cation symporter family protein, whose product MEQFVNWLSGIIWSPALIYLCLGVGLFYSFATRFLQVRHMKDIIPLMFKGGKSDAGISSFQALTLALSGRVGTGNIAGVATAIAFGGPGAVFWMWTIAFLGAGSAFVEAALGQVYKVKQNGQFRGGPAYYIEKGLKMKWYAVLFAIVTVIATGVLLPGVQANSIAASVDNAFGISPAITGAALVIFLAAIIFGGVKRIARVAEFVVPFMALGYILVALIIVALNISELPGVLKLIFSSAFGADAAFGGILGAAISWGVKRGIYSNEAGQGTAPHAAAAAEVSHPAKQGIVQAFSVYVDTLFVCSATAFMILITGMYNVAPEGKAQIVNNLGDIEPGPAYTQSAVESVMPGFGAPFVAISLFFFAFTTIMAYYYMAETNLAYINQKVKRVWTDYVLKIAILGMVFYGSVKTAGLAWTLGDIGVGSMAWLNIIAILLLTKPALKVLKDYEAQLKDGKDPVFDPVKLGIKDADFWEQEYSKPLEKEEKTG is encoded by the coding sequence ATGGAACAGTTTGTTAATTGGCTAAGTGGGATTATTTGGAGCCCGGCACTCATTTATTTATGCTTAGGTGTAGGTTTATTTTACTCTTTTGCTACAAGATTTCTGCAAGTAAGACATATGAAGGACATTATTCCATTAATGTTTAAAGGCGGAAAATCAGATGCTGGGATCTCATCTTTCCAAGCATTAACCCTTGCCTTATCTGGTCGCGTAGGGACTGGTAACATTGCGGGCGTGGCAACAGCTATTGCTTTTGGAGGACCTGGTGCCGTATTTTGGATGTGGACTATTGCCTTCTTAGGAGCAGGTTCAGCATTTGTTGAAGCAGCATTAGGTCAGGTATACAAAGTTAAACAAAACGGACAATTCCGTGGTGGGCCAGCCTATTACATAGAAAAAGGATTAAAGATGAAATGGTATGCAGTCCTTTTTGCCATTGTAACTGTTATTGCTACAGGGGTCCTTTTACCTGGGGTTCAAGCAAATAGTATTGCGGCTAGTGTTGATAATGCCTTTGGAATTAGTCCGGCAATTACTGGTGCTGCTCTAGTCATTTTTCTAGCAGCAATCATATTTGGCGGTGTTAAACGGATCGCACGTGTAGCTGAATTCGTTGTTCCTTTCATGGCATTAGGTTATATTCTCGTTGCTCTTATTATTGTTGCATTAAATATTTCTGAGCTTCCTGGGGTCTTAAAACTAATCTTCTCCAGCGCATTTGGTGCAGATGCTGCCTTCGGAGGAATTTTAGGTGCAGCCATTTCTTGGGGAGTTAAGCGTGGTATTTATTCGAATGAAGCAGGACAAGGTACTGCCCCACATGCTGCAGCGGCAGCCGAGGTTTCCCACCCTGCAAAGCAAGGGATTGTTCAAGCCTTTTCCGTATATGTCGATACTTTATTTGTTTGTTCGGCCACTGCGTTCATGATTCTTATTACTGGCATGTATAATGTTGCCCCAGAAGGAAAGGCGCAAATTGTCAATAATCTTGGAGATATCGAACCTGGTCCAGCGTATACACAATCTGCTGTTGAATCGGTTATGCCGGGCTTTGGAGCTCCGTTTGTAGCCATTTCTTTATTCTTCTTCGCATTCACGACGATTATGGCATATTATTATATGGCAGAAACCAATCTTGCCTATATCAATCAAAAAGTAAAACGTGTGTGGACTGACTATGTGCTCAAAATTGCTATTTTAGGAATGGTATTCTATGGCAGTGTAAAAACTGCAGGCCTTGCGTGGACATTAGGTGATATTGGTGTTGGAAGTATGGCTTGGTTAAATATTATTGCCATTCTCCTTCTGACAAAACCAGCACTTAAAGTACTTAAAGATTACGAAGCACAGCTTAAAGATGGAAAAGATCCGGTGTTTGATCCTGTAAAATTAGGGATTAAAGATGCCGATTTCTGGGAGCAAGAATATTCTAAGCCTCTTGAAAAAGAAGAAAAGACTGGATGA
- a CDS encoding ABC transporter permease yields the protein MNLLAIFQSIKMGLRSIRGNKLRSALTMLGMIIGVSSVIILVSIAQGSAKNVTSQINQLGTNLLTINTFGTDLALSEDKIDGLGKLNGVKAISPVVSGRVNVKKDKTSSQVTLTGTNAAYSTVRDTKVSAGRFITDLDIEYRQKIAVIGADTASTFFGAETPVGQYIQIEGTSFKVVGVLVSKGSSLGQSGDNVVIVPLSTGQRLVKSTTINQVYLQGKSEEQMDYVMNEVEMKMASLFPNKSDSYSVTNQQDLMDTMSSVTDTMTMMLGGIASISLLVGGIGIMNIMLVSVSERTKEIGIRKAIGAKRRDVLLQFLIEAVVLSGVGGVIGILAGVGIGKLLSSLLSLTVSFTSSVMILSFLFSLAVGVIFGVFPANKASKLNPIQALRYE from the coding sequence GTGAACTTGTTGGCAATCTTTCAATCTATTAAAATGGGACTCCGCAGTATTAGAGGGAATAAGCTTAGGTCTGCTTTAACAATGCTGGGAATGATTATTGGAGTGTCCTCCGTCATCATCCTTGTTTCAATTGCACAAGGATCGGCCAAAAATGTGACGAGTCAGATTAATCAGCTTGGAACGAACCTCTTAACGATTAATACCTTTGGCACAGATTTAGCATTATCAGAAGATAAAATCGATGGACTTGGTAAACTAAATGGTGTGAAGGCTATTTCTCCTGTTGTTTCTGGACGGGTAAATGTTAAAAAAGATAAAACCTCTTCACAAGTGACACTAACGGGAACAAATGCTGCTTATTCCACTGTGCGTGACACAAAGGTGAGTGCGGGGCGTTTCATAACAGATCTTGATATCGAATATAGACAAAAAATTGCAGTAATCGGAGCAGATACGGCTTCTACCTTTTTTGGTGCGGAAACCCCAGTGGGTCAATACATTCAAATTGAGGGAACATCCTTTAAAGTAGTCGGTGTCCTAGTATCAAAAGGGAGTTCACTTGGACAAAGCGGTGATAATGTGGTTATCGTCCCACTAAGTACGGGACAGCGTTTAGTCAAGAGTACAACAATTAATCAAGTATATCTTCAAGGAAAAAGCGAAGAGCAAATGGACTATGTCATGAATGAAGTGGAAATGAAAATGGCTTCGTTATTTCCTAATAAGAGTGATTCCTATAGTGTAACAAACCAGCAGGATTTAATGGATACGATGAGTTCTGTGACAGATACGATGACTATGATGCTTGGCGGGATTGCTAGTATTTCTCTACTTGTCGGTGGAATAGGAATTATGAATATTATGCTTGTATCTGTTTCAGAACGAACCAAAGAAATTGGTATTCGTAAAGCAATAGGGGCGAAAAGACGAGATGTCCTTTTACAATTCCTAATTGAAGCGGTTGTCTTAAGTGGAGTAGGTGGGGTTATTGGGATATTAGCAGGAGTAGGCATAGGAAAACTATTATCCTCTCTTTTAAGCTTAACCGTATCGTTTACTTCTTCAGTAATGATATTATCGTTTTTATTCTCGTTAGCAGTAGGTGTGATTTTTGGAGTATTCCCTGCTAATAAAGCTTCTAAGTTGAATCCGATTCAAGCACTGAGATATGAATAG
- a CDS encoding ABC transporter ATP-binding protein, producing MIAKPIIQIKDLMKTYQLGGETVHALNKVSIEIEQGEFLAIIGPSGSGKSTLMNMLGCLDRPQSGTYLLDGKDISKMNDNQLATIRNKKIGFIFQNFNLLTKLTALENVELPLLYSGVPTKERRERALESLEKVGLKERAGHLPTQLSGGQQQRVAIARALVGNPSILLADEPTGALDSKTSKEILLIMKELNESGHTIILITHDLAIAKQAKRMVSIQDGQLQENGGELVGNLSIY from the coding sequence ATGATAGCTAAACCAATTATTCAAATCAAAGATTTAATGAAGACCTACCAGCTTGGAGGAGAAACTGTCCATGCTCTCAATAAAGTATCAATTGAAATAGAGCAAGGAGAATTCTTAGCCATCATTGGTCCATCTGGTTCTGGTAAATCCACACTAATGAACATGTTAGGCTGCCTCGACAGACCGCAGTCGGGAACATATTTATTGGATGGAAAAGACATCAGCAAAATGAATGACAATCAATTGGCGACGATTAGAAATAAAAAAATAGGATTTATCTTTCAAAATTTTAATCTCTTAACTAAGTTAACAGCACTTGAAAATGTAGAATTGCCATTGTTATATAGTGGGGTTCCCACCAAAGAACGACGGGAGAGAGCTTTAGAAAGTCTTGAAAAAGTAGGATTAAAGGAGAGGGCCGGCCATTTGCCAACCCAGCTTTCGGGAGGACAGCAGCAACGGGTAGCGATTGCTAGAGCGCTTGTTGGAAATCCATCCATTCTTCTTGCGGATGAACCTACAGGGGCACTGGATAGCAAAACTAGTAAAGAAATTCTACTAATTATGAAAGAGCTAAATGAATCAGGGCATACGATTATTTTAATAACGCATGATTTAGCGATCGCAAAGCAAGCGAAGAGAATGGTTAGTATTCAAGATGGCCAGCTTCAAGAAAACGGGGGTGAACTTGTTGGCAATCTTTCAATCTATTAA
- a CDS encoding MarR family transcriptional regulator, whose amino-acid sequence MENKTIQELIDRYVTLSFQVHKKAESLIKGQIGNELTNDQHYILRYIHQAKECTSSELADAFEVNKSAITAIINRMADRGLIQRTRDENDRRVVYLTLTEAGNTLYQDCQEKVRLLVESIITQFDETEIVNFMNTYEKLASLLSNKNKEELGE is encoded by the coding sequence ATGGAGAACAAAACCATTCAAGAATTAATTGATCGCTATGTGACGCTGTCTTTTCAAGTCCATAAAAAAGCAGAATCTTTGATTAAGGGTCAAATCGGAAATGAACTGACAAATGATCAGCACTACATATTAAGATACATTCACCAAGCTAAGGAATGTACCTCTTCTGAATTAGCAGATGCATTTGAAGTAAATAAAAGTGCAATAACAGCCATCATTAATCGAATGGCAGATAGAGGTCTGATTCAGAGAACACGTGATGAAAACGACAGAAGAGTTGTTTATTTAACGTTAACAGAAGCAGGAAATACCTTATACCAAGATTGCCAGGAAAAAGTACGACTACTAGTTGAATCCATCATTACCCAATTTGATGAGACAGAAATAGTGAATTTTATGAATACGTATGAAAAATTAGCGTCACTCTTATCCAACAAGAACAAGGAAGAACTGGGGGAATAA
- a CDS encoding efflux RND transporter periplasmic adaptor subunit: MMKKWVMLAVGILVAGFVGYQYYSSKTSSQTVSAQVRTATVQKGTLEVKISGSGTVQPVTSEDIKAKDNNEIDEVLVATGEEVKEGDELITFTDGSDPITAPASGIVTTLSVSAGERTTSGQVVAHVTNYKDLETVVQIDELDIPKIKKDQTVNIKINAFPDQTYTGKVTDIAEEGTSSNGVSTFDVTIHIGKPDNLKVGMSTEASILTASKKDALYVPLDAIHSSNNEKYVLVISAPDNSQSNGGTEQQMVKTGLANEDYVEITEGLKEGEVVQLPQLATGTSSSNMRGFMQGGGFGGGNMGGMGGFNRSGGRQGQFSGRAGN; encoded by the coding sequence ATGATGAAAAAATGGGTAATGTTAGCAGTTGGAATATTGGTTGCTGGTTTTGTTGGCTATCAATATTATTCATCAAAAACAAGCAGTCAAACAGTTTCAGCACAGGTAAGAACAGCTACGGTACAAAAAGGAACGCTAGAAGTTAAAATCAGCGGATCAGGAACAGTTCAACCCGTTACAAGTGAAGATATTAAAGCCAAGGATAATAATGAAATTGATGAAGTTTTAGTTGCTACGGGGGAAGAGGTAAAAGAGGGTGATGAACTGATCACATTTACTGATGGAAGCGATCCGATTACAGCACCTGCGTCCGGAATTGTGACTACTTTATCCGTTTCTGCAGGTGAACGGACAACAAGTGGACAAGTTGTTGCACATGTTACGAACTATAAAGACTTGGAGACAGTGGTACAAATAGATGAACTTGATATTCCTAAGATTAAAAAAGATCAAACAGTAAATATCAAAATAAATGCCTTCCCAGACCAAACATATACAGGTAAGGTAACAGATATCGCTGAAGAGGGAACTTCATCCAATGGTGTGTCTACCTTTGATGTAACGATACATATTGGTAAACCAGATAATCTTAAAGTAGGTATGAGTACAGAGGCTAGTATTTTAACAGCGAGTAAAAAGGATGCATTATATGTACCGCTAGATGCCATTCACAGCAGTAATAATGAAAAATATGTCCTAGTAATATCAGCCCCGGACAATTCACAATCAAATGGTGGAACAGAGCAACAAATGGTAAAAACGGGATTAGCTAATGAAGATTATGTAGAAATTACCGAAGGTTTAAAAGAAGGAGAAGTTGTTCAATTACCACAGCTCGCCACTGGAACCTCTTCAAGCAATATGAGAGGCTTCATGCAAGGTGGAGGATTTGGCGGTGGAAATATGGGCGGAATGGGCGGTTTTAACCGTAGTGGTGGTCGTCAAGGACAATTTAGTGGAAGGGCCGGTAACTGA
- a CDS encoding HAMP domain-containing sensor histidine kinase: protein MFRQTHIRLTFINSLVFIVLISILGSTIYFYTDSRLYKDVNQSLQESLNHFQEQPRPGIGPDKDDMREGEGKSFLRVMRRDPRIMTLIWDSNKKLIAEQNREADLFLDHENAIRPKALNRLQDVDVEEFSYRYVAFEVDHPEFGKVTVQFIRNVNSEKELLNRLLLIITVGIGIGVVLAVFSGYFLAGKALVPIKRAWQKQTEFVSDASHELRTPLAVIQAKTDILFRSPSSTIQDKILDISAISNESRRLSKLVTNLLTLARSDSDQIEMKKKAFRLDELLKEIIHHYEEITMYQEKTLQMSALEPVEFFADKERIHQLIVILLDNAMKYTKEGGEILLSCRQSHSSIYLEVKDNGIGIPEEDIPKIFDRFYQSDKARTAAEGIGLGLSIAKWIIEKHHGRTKVQSSLGKGTTIEIIFPRAQKN from the coding sequence ATGTTCCGGCAAACTCATATACGATTAACCTTTATTAATTCACTTGTCTTTATTGTCCTCATTAGCATTCTAGGAAGCACCATCTATTTTTATACAGATAGTAGATTATATAAGGATGTCAATCAGTCTTTACAAGAATCTCTTAACCATTTTCAGGAGCAGCCAAGACCTGGTATTGGTCCTGATAAAGATGACATGCGAGAGGGAGAAGGGAAGTCTTTCCTGCGGGTCATGAGAAGAGACCCGAGAATTATGACATTAATATGGGATTCAAATAAGAAACTTATAGCAGAGCAAAATCGTGAAGCGGACCTGTTTCTCGATCATGAAAACGCGATTCGTCCTAAGGCATTAAACCGCCTGCAGGACGTAGATGTGGAGGAGTTTTCTTATAGGTATGTAGCGTTTGAGGTTGACCATCCTGAATTTGGGAAAGTGACGGTCCAATTTATTCGAAACGTTAACTCTGAAAAAGAATTACTCAACCGGTTATTATTAATTATTACAGTTGGTATTGGAATTGGAGTGGTATTAGCTGTTTTCTCTGGATATTTCTTAGCAGGCAAGGCGCTAGTCCCAATCAAAAGAGCATGGCAAAAACAGACTGAATTTGTATCGGATGCATCACACGAATTAAGAACCCCTTTAGCTGTAATCCAGGCAAAAACGGATATTCTTTTTCGATCACCGAGTTCAACAATTCAAGATAAAATTTTAGATATATCCGCGATTTCAAATGAATCACGAAGACTCTCGAAACTCGTTACTAATTTATTGACGTTGGCAAGATCTGATTCTGATCAAATTGAAATGAAGAAAAAAGCTTTTCGGCTAGATGAACTATTAAAAGAAATTATTCATCATTATGAAGAAATTACGATGTACCAAGAAAAAACGCTTCAGATGAGTGCGCTGGAACCTGTTGAATTCTTTGCGGATAAAGAAAGAATTCACCAGCTTATTGTCATTCTACTAGATAATGCAATGAAATACACAAAGGAGGGAGGAGAAATTCTGTTATCGTGTAGACAAAGTCACTCCTCCATTTATTTGGAAGTGAAAGATAACGGGATTGGAATCCCAGAAGAAGATATTCCAAAAATCTTTGATCGTTTTTATCAAAGTGACAAAGCACGTACTGCAGCTGAAGGAATAGGTTTAGGCTTATCTATTGCAAAATGGATCATTGAGAAACACCATGGAAGGACAAAGGTTCAAAGTAGCCTTGGTAAAGGAACGACAATAGAGATTATTTTTCCGAGAGCCCAAAAAAATTAA
- a CDS encoding response regulator transcription factor gives MRLLVVEDNLSLLESIVELLSDEFEVDQATNGEDALFLAMQNIHDVIVLDVMIPEIDGFEVLQTIRKEGLKIPVLFLTARDSLEDRVKGLDSGGDDYLVKPFQAAELKARIRALLRRSGSLTTNQTLQYRGIELLGKERDILVNGDPIKLTSKQYELLEYLIQNKGAILTKEQIYDRVWGFDSDTTIAIVEVFMHHLRKKLEPSGYHVDIKTIRGVGYMLNEE, from the coding sequence ATGCGTTTACTAGTTGTCGAAGATAATCTTTCGTTGTTGGAATCAATTGTTGAACTATTATCAGATGAATTTGAAGTGGATCAGGCAACGAATGGGGAAGATGCTTTATTTTTAGCCATGCAAAATATCCATGATGTGATTGTATTGGATGTAATGATTCCTGAAATAGATGGATTTGAAGTGCTCCAAACAATAAGAAAAGAAGGCTTAAAAATACCAGTTCTTTTTCTAACAGCCAGAGATTCCCTTGAGGACCGTGTGAAGGGACTTGATAGCGGTGGAGATGATTACTTAGTGAAGCCATTTCAAGCGGCTGAGTTAAAGGCAAGGATTCGTGCATTATTACGAAGAAGCGGCAGCCTAACAACAAATCAGACTCTTCAATATCGTGGAATTGAATTGTTGGGAAAAGAAAGAGACATTCTTGTAAACGGAGATCCAATTAAACTTACCTCGAAACAATATGAGTTATTAGAATATCTGATTCAAAATAAAGGGGCTATTTTAACAAAAGAACAAATATATGATCGTGTTTGGGGTTTCGATTCTGATACAACAATAGCAATCGTTGAGGTCTTCATGCATCATCTTCGTAAAAAACTTGAACCTTCAGGGTATCATGTTGATATAAAAACGATTCGTGGCGTAGGTTACATGCTTAACGAAGAATAG
- a CDS encoding MMPL family transporter has protein sequence MNTIIKGKWFILAAWIAVIATLFMVAPNMEGLVREKGQISVPEGYSSTIAEKILNDVQSSENKGRDLQTALVFHSDKKLTKEDFAQAEKAVSTLEENQKELGITEILTHFKQEELKDQLVAKDGKTILVSVKVTANNREAKEISKNLYDAIDQIKLDHYYTGNWVISEDLITNSQEGLKKTEGITVGFILVVLLLVFRSAIAPIIPLVTVGFSYLTAQSIVALLVDKVDFPLSTFTQIFLVAVLFGIGTDYCILLLSRFKEEVAEGKDVTEAIITTYRTAGKTVFFSGVAVMIGFASIGLSTFQLYKSAAAVAVGVAILLVALVTVVPFFMAVLGKKLFWPSKGNLEHGESKFWGFMGKFALARPLIAFILVALISVPFLFTYDDQLSFNSLEEISDEYPSIKGFNIISDSFGPGESMPTQIVIKNDDQMNTSEYIAITEKISQELKKVNDVDSVRSVTRPTGTPIDDFYISKQVVSLEDGLGQSNEGIKKISDGLEEAASQMSSNQPKMQEATDGISQLITGTNTIKTKLGELQGGLSQIEQGLEAGSIGAGKAKKGLEQIKANSADILAGSKQLLDGYKKTEAGLGTLRENYEKTASGLDSLHQALLSTNPYFSNLEKDYIGIQENQNYQTIKQTVQGSQSATKELSAGMDQLNTSLKGAQDGIAYANSKFTEIIAGQEALIKGMEQIISGINQLEGYLNQMADGQAKAVNGIPQFTGGLNTISEGQKQLLTGFETTKSQTMVLSDGLAQSADGLNKVYDGLDSAQDYLSAVSKQKQNGFYIPQEVLNSKDFAQALDAYMSNDRKVMTIDVVFNKNPYSNEAIDRIPEIKQAVKRAVKDTKLENAKVAVGGVSSMHYDLDTISKADYSRTVVLMLVGISIILIILLRSLIMPLYLIGSLVLTYFTSMAISETIFVNWLGYTGISWAVPFFAFVILVALGIDYSIFLMDRFNEYRDMSVQQAILLSMKKMGKVIISAAVILGGTFAAMMPSGVLSLLEIATILLIGLALYSLVVLPLFVPVMVKTFGQANWWPFIKK, from the coding sequence TTGAACACAATTATCAAAGGAAAATGGTTCATTCTAGCCGCTTGGATTGCTGTGATTGCTACTCTTTTTATGGTGGCACCAAATATGGAGGGCCTTGTTCGGGAGAAAGGGCAAATTTCCGTTCCAGAAGGTTACTCTTCAACCATTGCTGAGAAAATTCTCAATGACGTTCAATCCAGTGAAAATAAAGGCAGAGACTTACAAACTGCACTCGTGTTCCATAGCGATAAGAAATTGACCAAAGAAGATTTTGCGCAAGCAGAAAAAGCGGTTTCTACGCTGGAGGAAAATCAAAAAGAACTTGGCATCACAGAAATCCTCACTCATTTTAAACAAGAGGAATTAAAAGACCAGCTTGTTGCGAAGGATGGAAAAACGATTTTGGTTTCTGTGAAGGTAACAGCCAATAATCGGGAAGCAAAAGAGATTTCAAAAAATTTGTATGATGCCATTGATCAAATTAAACTCGATCATTATTACACAGGGAATTGGGTAATTAGTGAGGATCTCATTACCAATTCTCAAGAAGGATTGAAAAAAACAGAGGGCATCACCGTTGGATTCATTCTAGTTGTCCTTTTACTTGTTTTTAGATCCGCTATAGCCCCGATTATTCCCTTGGTTACAGTAGGTTTTAGTTACCTTACTGCCCAATCCATTGTCGCACTGTTAGTTGATAAGGTTGATTTTCCGTTATCAACCTTTACTCAGATTTTCTTAGTAGCTGTACTTTTTGGAATAGGAACCGACTATTGTATTTTGCTCCTAAGCCGTTTTAAAGAAGAAGTGGCTGAAGGAAAAGATGTAACTGAAGCTATTATCACCACTTATCGTACAGCAGGTAAGACGGTATTCTTTAGTGGGGTTGCCGTGATGATTGGATTTGCATCCATCGGACTTTCCACATTCCAGCTTTACAAATCTGCTGCTGCGGTAGCTGTGGGTGTGGCCATTTTGTTAGTTGCACTCGTCACCGTCGTCCCTTTCTTCATGGCTGTATTAGGTAAAAAACTGTTTTGGCCCTCAAAGGGGAACCTTGAGCACGGTGAAAGTAAATTTTGGGGCTTTATGGGTAAATTTGCGTTAGCACGTCCCTTAATCGCTTTTATCCTAGTGGCTCTTATATCCGTACCATTCTTATTTACCTATGATGATCAATTGTCATTTAACTCGCTTGAAGAAATTAGCGATGAATACCCTTCTATAAAAGGCTTCAATATTATCTCTGATTCATTTGGACCTGGTGAATCCATGCCAACTCAAATTGTCATTAAAAATGATGATCAAATGAACACATCGGAATATATTGCGATTACAGAAAAAATTAGTCAAGAGTTAAAAAAAGTGAACGATGTAGACAGCGTACGTTCTGTTACACGTCCAACTGGTACACCCATTGACGACTTTTACATCTCTAAACAAGTTGTTAGTCTAGAAGACGGGCTTGGCCAGAGTAATGAGGGAATTAAAAAAATCAGTGACGGCCTAGAAGAAGCGGCAAGCCAAATGAGCTCGAACCAACCAAAAATGCAAGAAGCAACTGATGGAATTAGTCAGTTAATTACCGGAACCAATACGATAAAAACAAAATTGGGAGAGTTACAAGGTGGTCTCTCACAGATTGAACAGGGACTGGAAGCTGGTTCTATAGGGGCTGGTAAGGCTAAAAAAGGATTGGAGCAGATTAAGGCAAATTCTGCTGATATTTTAGCCGGAAGTAAACAGCTCCTTGACGGATACAAAAAAACAGAAGCTGGGTTAGGTACTCTAAGAGAGAACTATGAAAAAACGGCAAGCGGACTAGACTCTCTGCACCAAGCATTACTATCCACAAATCCATATTTTAGTAATTTGGAAAAAGATTATATTGGTATACAAGAGAATCAAAACTATCAAACTATTAAACAGACTGTTCAGGGCTCTCAATCAGCTACTAAAGAATTGTCTGCAGGGATGGATCAACTAAATACTAGCTTAAAAGGTGCCCAAGATGGGATCGCTTATGCCAACAGTAAATTTACCGAAATAATTGCAGGTCAGGAAGCGTTAATTAAAGGGATGGAGCAAATCATCTCAGGTATCAACCAACTAGAAGGCTATCTCAATCAAATGGCTGATGGTCAGGCAAAAGCAGTTAATGGGATTCCGCAATTTACTGGGGGATTAAATACTATTAGTGAGGGTCAGAAGCAGCTTCTGACAGGGTTTGAAACAACGAAAAGTCAAACAATGGTGCTTTCAGACGGATTGGCCCAAAGTGCTGATGGTCTAAATAAAGTATATGATGGACTAGATTCTGCACAAGATTATCTTTCCGCTGTGTCTAAGCAAAAACAGAATGGCTTTTACATTCCACAAGAAGTGCTTAACAGTAAGGACTTTGCGCAGGCTCTTGATGCTTATATGTCAAACGACCGTAAAGTAATGACTATTGATGTGGTTTTCAATAAAAATCCTTATTCGAATGAAGCAATTGACCGTATTCCAGAAATTAAGCAGGCGGTCAAACGAGCAGTCAAGGATACTAAGCTTGAGAATGCGAAAGTAGCAGTTGGCGGTGTTTCTAGCATGCACTATGATCTAGACACCATTTCAAAAGCTGATTATTCTCGTACAGTTGTCTTAATGTTGGTAGGTATTAGTATTATATTAATTATTTTACTTCGCTCGCTCATTATGCCACTCTATTTAATCGGCTCATTAGTCTTAACCTACTTTACCTCCATGGCCATTTCTGAAACGATTTTTGTGAATTGGTTAGGCTATACAGGTATCAGCTGGGCGGTACCATTCTTCGCATTTGTCATTTTGGTGGCGCTAGGTATCGACTACAGCATTTTCTTAATGGATCGATTTAACGAATATCGAGATATGTCAGTCCAACAAGCAATCCTTCTCTCTATGAAAAAAATGGGCAAAGTCATTATTTCTGCAGCCGTTATTTTAGGTGGTACTTTCGCAGCAATGATGCCATCAGGTGTATTATCATTGCTTGAAATAGCTACCATTCTATTAATAGGATTGGCCTTATACTCCCTCGTAGTTTTACCACTATTCGTACCAGTTATGGTCAAAACCTTCGGTCAAGCCAACTGGTGGCCATTTATAAAAAAGTAG